One window of Anaerolineales bacterium genomic DNA carries:
- a CDS encoding STAS domain-containing protein produces MEITTQEFKHCDLFVVKGRVDSATAPQFAKALEKATDNGRFKIALDMKELEYMSSAGFRALLATQRNCKRYNRGEVVLVRVPDRIREALELAGFTELFKTFDDPVTAVGSF; encoded by the coding sequence ATGGAAATCACCACTCAGGAATTCAAGCATTGTGATCTATTTGTTGTCAAAGGACGGGTTGACAGCGCAACAGCGCCCCAATTCGCCAAAGCACTCGAGAAAGCCACTGACAATGGCCGCTTTAAGATCGCCCTCGATATGAAAGAGTTGGAGTATATGTCCAGCGCCGGTTTCCGTGCTCTGCTCGCCACCCAGAGAAATTGCAAACGATACAACCGCGGTGAAGTGGTGCTCGTCCGCGTCCCTGACCGCATCCGTGAAGCGTTGGAACTGGCGGGATTCACTGAACTCTTCAAAACCTTCGATGATCCCGTGACCGCTGTGGGAAGTTTCTGA
- a CDS encoding response regulator: MIGEPILVMLVEDNADHAELVIRTMENHPIPTKILHISDGESALDYLLRRKSYSDPDNSPRPYIILLDLRLPRVDGLEVLRVIKEGEELRNIPVVILTTSEAEKDVMQAYDNYVNSYLVKPVGYEEFSNLMNDLGGYWLGWNKRMR, translated from the coding sequence ATGATTGGTGAGCCGATTTTGGTCATGCTGGTCGAAGACAACGCGGATCACGCGGAGCTTGTGATTCGGACGATGGAGAATCATCCCATCCCGACCAAGATTCTTCATATCTCCGACGGGGAATCCGCCCTCGATTACCTCCTGCGCCGCAAATCCTACAGCGACCCCGATAACAGCCCCCGCCCGTATATCATTCTCCTGGACCTGCGCCTCCCCCGGGTGGACGGACTGGAAGTCCTGCGCGTGATCAAGGAAGGGGAAGAACTCCGCAACATTCCCGTGGTCATTCTGACCACTTCCGAGGCGGAAAAAGATGTCATGCAAGCCTACGATAACTATGTCAACAGTTACCTCGTCAAACCTGTGGGATATGAAGAATTCAGCAATCTGATGAACGATCTGGGCGGTTATTGGCTGGGCTGGAATAAACGGATGCGATAG
- a CDS encoding phosphoribosyltransferase: MKPEPRRQEAISWEEVDRLIDHLIPQFKREFTAMVMITRGGIIPGGLLADAMDITHILTAAVDFPAQTESERSSPLMVWPEFIQFPAEDKLRGRPTLIVDDVWGSGRTITAVKNRVSAAGGFPETCVLHFNPYRNLFGSVRPDYYAAITDAFIVYPWEIDRGPDHVLLGEV, from the coding sequence ATGAAACCCGAACCGCGTCGTCAGGAAGCCATCTCGTGGGAGGAAGTGGATAGATTGATCGATCACTTGATTCCCCAATTCAAACGTGAGTTTACGGCGATGGTGATGATCACACGCGGCGGAATCATCCCCGGCGGTTTGCTGGCAGACGCGATGGATATTACCCACATCCTTACCGCCGCTGTGGACTTCCCGGCTCAGACGGAAAGTGAGCGTAGTTCCCCCCTGATGGTATGGCCCGAGTTCATTCAATTCCCTGCCGAGGATAAACTGCGCGGACGCCCCACCCTGATCGTGGACGATGTCTGGGGGTCGGGGCGCACCATCACCGCGGTAAAGAACCGCGTGTCGGCAGCGGGTGGATTTCCGGAAACGTGCGTCCTGCATTTCAATCCATACCGTAACCTGTTTGGGAGCGTCCGCCCGGATTATTATGCCGCGATAACGGATGCCTTCATCGTTTATCCATGGGAAATCGACCGCGGACCTGACCATGTTTTGCTCGGCGAAGTATGA
- a CDS encoding GAF domain-containing protein, whose protein sequence is MWAATRSSWDWLQLANLGGQLRSGTSLGAQCDRIVEMAGRLIAGQVNVWIREEIFRLPDWQEGRLFPSQPSLEGMKRAIKTGKLVKKNGGGKSAAARQTFASVPLGDQGVTLGALQITRPKGPEFSKDELNLLQGLGQIVSVNLFASHRAEVEQFRLRQLNLVREVSAKIANVLDVDELSAQVTKLIQETFNFYYVAFFTLKPNDTKLKFRASAVAPRKGRRKASIALEVEVGQGLIGEAARTGTEIVCDNVQADRRFRFIDSLPETKSEVVIPLKIEDRVLGALDVQSNQLNAFHPIDLLILRTLADNIARAVDGAKLYSDLRRRANQLTLVSEVSKSVTSTLELSQLMRDAANLIHEKFGYPHVSLFTVHPNRRLIMYEAGSGKRSKHLEGFTIPLDGEIGIMPWVGRNGKTALANDVSKDERYVHSPLPPRNTKSELCVPLIFNDQVMGLLDIQSDKLNAFTEDDRVMFEAVADTMAAAIRNADLYRSEQWRRQVADSLREVAGLVSSNAGLDEVLGMILVELDRNLPVDISSIWLLQEGELCLSAVHGIDGNQLERMCIANPESAFAMVEAIESDLPLIRRPEDPMGLTGLTAGFDTDYSSIVAPLRVGDRPLGVLTLAHHTSGRYGHEARAIASTFANYAAVAIENTRLFDSAQEQAYASAALLQVAQAVVSPGELDEILSSIIRIMPILVGVKRVVLYRIDMEYQTLQASQEYGLSEEEETLLTEKRLPLAEFPFVVWALERNSLVTHPLEPGAEPKDWLEIQPAAGREADTVNADRLLIAVPLTIKNDIFGVMLIEEDENARRFRLRRLEIINGIAQQAALAIQNDLLQQEMVVRERLETEVQLARQIQQTFIPSVLPTHPNWQIAARWRTARQVGGDFYDVIDLPNDKLGIFIADVADKGMPAALFMALTRTLIRAAVTETSSPAEALRRVNDSLLPDTHQGMFITAVYGELDLKAGTFTYVNAGHNPPFWVKTDGGLEKLTRTSIALGVVEQPVIEEKTLAFSAGDILLLYTDGLTEAFSPGGDLFGEVRLLDVIASLTVDTAEEVIRSIEECLNEFVDPLPLSDDLTMMAIRMVA, encoded by the coding sequence GTGTGGGCCGCAACCCGATCTTCATGGGATTGGCTTCAACTCGCCAACCTCGGCGGACAGCTACGCAGCGGGACCTCCCTCGGCGCACAATGCGACCGGATCGTCGAGATGGCGGGTCGTTTGATCGCAGGCCAGGTGAATGTCTGGATCCGGGAGGAGATCTTTCGCCTTCCTGACTGGCAGGAGGGTCGATTGTTCCCGTCCCAGCCCTCGCTCGAGGGGATGAAGCGGGCGATCAAAACCGGAAAGCTGGTCAAAAAAAACGGGGGAGGAAAATCCGCCGCCGCACGCCAGACTTTTGCCTCGGTCCCGCTCGGGGATCAGGGGGTTACGCTGGGAGCGCTTCAGATCACCCGCCCCAAGGGACCTGAATTTTCAAAAGACGAATTAAACCTGCTGCAAGGTTTGGGACAGATCGTCTCAGTGAATCTTTTCGCTTCGCACCGCGCTGAAGTGGAACAGTTTCGCCTGCGTCAATTGAATCTTGTCCGCGAGGTCAGCGCAAAGATCGCCAACGTGCTCGATGTGGATGAACTTTCCGCCCAGGTGACCAAGTTGATCCAGGAAACCTTCAATTTTTATTACGTCGCCTTCTTCACTCTCAAACCGAACGATACAAAATTGAAATTCCGCGCCAGCGCCGTCGCTCCGCGCAAGGGCAGGCGCAAAGCGTCGATCGCCCTCGAAGTGGAGGTAGGTCAGGGGCTCATCGGCGAAGCCGCGCGCACAGGGACTGAGATCGTCTGCGATAACGTCCAGGCCGACAGGCGTTTCCGCTTCATCGACAGCCTGCCGGAAACAAAATCCGAGGTCGTCATTCCGCTCAAGATCGAAGACCGTGTGCTTGGCGCTCTGGATGTGCAAAGCAACCAGCTCAATGCATTCCATCCCATCGATCTGCTCATTCTGCGTACCCTGGCGGATAACATCGCCCGCGCCGTGGACGGCGCAAAGCTATACAGCGACCTGCGCCGCCGCGCCAATCAATTGACTCTCGTTTCCGAAGTCAGTAAGAGCGTCACTTCCACTCTTGAACTTTCGCAATTGATGCGCGATGCGGCAAATCTTATCCACGAAAAATTCGGCTATCCTCATGTTTCACTTTTCACCGTCCACCCGAACCGCCGTTTGATCATGTATGAAGCCGGGAGCGGCAAACGGAGCAAACATCTCGAAGGTTTTACCATTCCGCTCGATGGTGAAATAGGCATCATGCCCTGGGTGGGGCGGAATGGAAAGACCGCCCTTGCCAACGACGTATCCAAGGACGAGCGTTATGTGCACTCGCCGCTGCCGCCGAGGAATACAAAATCCGAACTGTGCGTCCCTTTGATTTTCAACGATCAGGTGATGGGCTTGCTCGATATTCAATCGGATAAGCTGAATGCGTTCACCGAAGACGACCGCGTGATGTTCGAAGCCGTGGCGGATACGATGGCAGCCGCGATCCGCAACGCGGACCTCTACCGTTCCGAGCAATGGCGGCGGCAGGTGGCAGATAGTCTGCGCGAAGTGGCGGGGCTTGTTTCCAGCAATGCCGGTTTGGACGAAGTACTCGGAATGATCCTTGTTGAATTGGACCGCAACCTGCCTGTGGATATTTCGTCCATCTGGCTTTTGCAGGAAGGGGAGTTATGTCTTTCTGCCGTGCACGGCATCGACGGAAACCAGCTTGAACGCATGTGCATTGCCAATCCCGAATCGGCTTTTGCGATGGTGGAGGCTATTGAATCTGACCTTCCGTTGATCCGCCGCCCGGAAGACCCAATGGGATTGACCGGTCTAACCGCCGGCTTCGACACGGATTACTCCTCCATTGTGGCGCCGCTTCGGGTGGGCGACCGCCCGCTTGGCGTGTTGACTCTGGCGCATCACACATCGGGACGTTACGGACATGAAGCGCGCGCCATTGCCAGCACCTTTGCGAATTATGCGGCGGTTGCCATCGAGAATACCCGTCTGTTCGATTCGGCGCAGGAGCAGGCGTACGCCTCGGCGGCATTGCTGCAAGTGGCGCAGGCGGTCGTCAGCCCCGGCGAATTGGATGAGATCCTCAGTTCGATCATCCGTATCATGCCGATCCTTGTCGGTGTCAAGCGCGTCGTGTTGTACCGCATCGATATGGAATATCAGACTTTACAGGCTTCGCAGGAATATGGTCTCTCTGAAGAGGAAGAGACTTTACTTACGGAAAAAAGGCTTCCGCTTGCGGAGTTTCCCTTTGTGGTCTGGGCATTGGAACGGAACTCCCTGGTTACGCATCCGCTCGAGCCTGGGGCGGAGCCGAAGGATTGGCTGGAGATTCAACCCGCGGCGGGGCGCGAGGCGGATACGGTCAATGCAGACCGGTTGTTGATCGCCGTCCCGCTGACCATCAAGAACGATATCTTCGGCGTGATGTTGATCGAAGAGGACGAGAATGCGCGCCGGTTCCGTTTGCGGCGGCTCGAGATCATCAACGGGATCGCGCAGCAGGCTGCGCTTGCGATTCAAAATGATTTGCTTCAGCAGGAAATGGTGGTGCGCGAACGGCTCGAAACGGAAGTGCAGCTGGCCCGCCAGATCCAGCAGACATTCATCCCAAGCGTTTTGCCGACCCATCCAAATTGGCAGATCGCGGCACGCTGGCGCACTGCGCGGCAGGTGGGCGGCGATTTCTACGATGTGATCGACCTGCCGAATGACAAACTTGGAATCTTCATTGCGGATGTGGCGGATAAGGGCATGCCTGCCGCCTTGTTCATGGCGTTGACGCGCACCCTCATCCGCGCAGCGGTGACGGAGACATCATCGCCTGCGGAAGCCTTGCGCCGCGTGAATGATTCTCTTCTGCCCGATACGCATCAAGGCATGTTCATCACTGCCGTGTACGGTGAATTGGATCTGAAAGCCGGGACCTTTACCTATGTGAATGCAGGGCACAATCCTCCATTCTGGGTGAAGACCGACGGGGGATTGGAAAAATTGACCCGCACCTCGATTGCTCTCGGCGTAGTGGAACAGCCGGTGATCGAGGAAAAAACCCTGGCGTTTTCTGCAGGCGATATTTTGTTGTTGTATACCGATGGACTCACCGAGGCGTTTTCTCCAGGCGGCGACTTATTTGGTGAAGTACGCCTGTTGGACGTGATCGCGTCGCTAACGGTTGACACCGCCGAGGAGGTCATTCGATCCATCGAAGAATGCCTCAATGAATTTGTCGACCCGCTTCCGTTGAGTGATGATTTGACAATGATGGCGATTCGGATGGTTGCGTAA
- the amrB gene encoding AmmeMemoRadiSam system protein B — MNALDLRPSPIAGTWYSANSKTLAASIDEFLDGAELPELDGQVIAVIAPHAGHRYSGAVAAHAFAALQGSNPELIAVISPYHNYDPRPLLTTKHRAYSTPLGNIEVDFTAVEELQSHINIPITPIANDPEHSLEIELPFLQRVFEQGFKLLPVMIRAQEKEVAEKLGDALWKTLQNKNAVLVASTDLSHFYDQKIANQLDREMLKRFASLEPETIFEAERQEKGFACGHAAVAAVQWAAIKLGANEVQILNYATSGDVTGDHSSVVGYGAAAILKKI; from the coding sequence ATGAACGCGCTCGACCTTCGCCCCTCCCCGATTGCCGGGACGTGGTACTCCGCCAATTCCAAAACGCTTGCCGCCAGCATCGACGAATTTCTCGACGGCGCAGAACTTCCTGAACTTGACGGACAGGTAATTGCCGTCATTGCCCCCCATGCCGGGCATCGCTATTCCGGCGCGGTCGCCGCGCATGCTTTTGCCGCCCTGCAAGGATCAAATCCCGAACTCATCGCGGTCATCTCGCCATATCACAACTACGACCCGCGCCCGCTCCTAACCACAAAACACCGGGCATATTCCACGCCGCTTGGTAATATCGAAGTTGATTTCACAGCGGTTGAAGAACTTCAATCCCATATAAATATCCCCATCACGCCCATCGCCAACGACCCGGAACATTCATTGGAGATCGAACTGCCCTTCCTGCAACGCGTCTTCGAGCAGGGATTCAAACTCCTGCCGGTCATGATCCGAGCGCAGGAAAAGGAGGTGGCTGAAAAACTCGGCGACGCGTTGTGGAAAACCCTTCAAAATAAAAACGCCGTCCTGGTCGCTTCCACGGATCTTTCACACTTTTACGATCAAAAAATTGCAAACCAGCTCGATCGGGAAATGCTCAAGCGCTTCGCGTCCCTCGAACCCGAAACGATCTTCGAAGCGGAACGTCAGGAAAAAGGATTTGCCTGCGGTCACGCCGCCGTCGCTGCGGTGCAATGGGCGGCGATCAAGCTCGGCGCAAACGAAGTCCAAATACTCAACTATGCCACATCGGGCGATGTCACCGGCGATCATTCCTCCGTTGTCGGTTATGGCGCGGCCGCCATTTTGAAAAAGATATAA
- a CDS encoding ATP-binding protein — translation MPASIFPARFEFLDEIRDMVAEVARGGGFSEKSIYSLQLAADEAASNIIEHAYEGESDASLFMTCDMKGDQIVITMRDTGKSFNPSSVKEPNLKADLSERQIGGLGVYLMRKLMDTVYYESSRSGNLLTMTKRRE, via the coding sequence ATGCCAGCATCCATATTCCCGGCCAGGTTCGAATTTCTGGATGAGATCCGCGACATGGTCGCCGAGGTCGCACGCGGTGGAGGATTCTCGGAGAAGTCCATTTACTCCCTGCAGCTTGCCGCCGATGAAGCTGCATCTAACATCATCGAACATGCCTATGAAGGCGAATCCGACGCCTCGCTATTCATGACCTGCGATATGAAGGGCGATCAAATCGTCATTACAATGCGCGACACAGGCAAATCCTTCAATCCCTCTTCGGTGAAAGAACCCAATCTCAAGGCCGACCTGTCTGAACGCCAGATCGGCGGGCTGGGGGTATATTTGATGCGGAAATTGATGGACACCGTTTATTACGAATCTTCGAGGTCTGGCAATCTGTTGACCATGACCAAACGAAGGGAGTGA
- the priA gene encoding primosomal protein N', with protein sequence MFARLAVNIPAISGIFDYTIPSKLVPQIRAGCLVTAPFGNQTVQGIVVELTESSSIENPKLLLDLLHPAPLLTPPLLNLAMRLTDSTLNPLSAIIGMMIPVGLSQQADVLYELRIINYEERSSRITTRLIDLLRERGSLRGRQIDSHFAKVDWRKTAGLLVKKGVLSSRNILPPPRVRPKHIRVAQLAVTPEAAGKEIDSLGSTKQTQVRRESALRFLIQQPEPINLSWVYAQTGCNLADLQELEERGLIRLFENEIFRDPLIKIKNGELENREPLVLSNEQSFALDRIIGSITNHPISDLQYLLYGVTGSGKTEIYLRAAEEAIRHGKQVLILVPEIALTPQTVRRFISRFPGQVGLVHSKLSEGERYDTWRRARDGKLNIIIGPRSALFSPLQNIGLIVVDECHDSSYHQSEPPCYNAVTAAQEYAKLCGAVCVLGSATPKVEQRYMGEQGRIQVIELPNRVTDSTLPPVQIVDMRDELKNGNRGIFSRALSESLAEVIERGEQAILYLNRRGSATYIFCRDCGYVLKCPNCETPLTMHVETLNRSNGQNLLCHRCGYTRQTPKTCPNCKSSQIREYGLGSERVEAEVKTMYPGARTLRWDWDTTRQKDAHEIILTHFANHQADVLVGTQMLAKGLDLPLVTLVGVVLADVGLNLPDPFANEKVFQTLTQVAGRAGRSSRGGRVIMQTFNPDHYSLQFAADHDVNGFYARELEYRRKLGYPPFAKLVRLEYRNVNNDKAKEEAVKMADKLKVKLEAEGFRQTEMVGPVPCFFAKENGEHRWQIVLRGPDPTAVLKGARFNEWRIEADPIDLL encoded by the coding sequence ATGTTCGCCCGCCTTGCCGTAAACATCCCCGCAATTTCCGGAATATTCGATTACACCATTCCATCGAAACTCGTCCCGCAAATTCGGGCGGGATGTCTTGTCACAGCCCCGTTCGGGAATCAAACCGTGCAGGGCATCGTCGTCGAGTTGACCGAATCTTCCTCCATAGAGAATCCCAAACTACTCCTCGACCTGCTCCACCCTGCCCCGCTTCTGACTCCTCCGTTGTTGAATCTTGCCATGCGGCTGACTGATTCTACGCTGAATCCTTTGTCCGCCATCATCGGCATGATGATTCCGGTGGGGTTATCACAACAAGCGGACGTTCTTTACGAATTACGGATTATCAATTACGAAGAACGATCCTCCAGGATCACAACCCGCCTCATCGATTTGCTCCGCGAGCGCGGATCACTCCGCGGACGGCAGATCGACTCTCACTTCGCCAAAGTCGATTGGCGTAAGACTGCGGGCCTGCTTGTGAAAAAGGGCGTGCTTTCTTCAAGGAACATCCTGCCCCCGCCGCGGGTGAGACCAAAGCACATTCGTGTTGCCCAGCTCGCAGTCACGCCGGAAGCTGCAGGGAAGGAAATCGATTCGCTCGGGTCCACAAAACAAACCCAGGTGCGAAGAGAATCTGCCCTGCGATTTCTAATCCAACAACCTGAGCCGATCAATCTATCCTGGGTTTATGCTCAAACCGGGTGCAACCTCGCCGATTTGCAGGAACTCGAAGAGCGCGGATTGATCCGCCTGTTCGAGAACGAGATCTTTCGCGATCCGCTGATAAAAATAAAGAATGGAGAATTGGAGAATAGGGAGCCGCTGGTCCTTTCCAATGAACAGAGTTTCGCATTAGATCGAATTATCGGCTCGATCACGAACCATCCGATCTCCGATCTCCAATATCTGTTATACGGTGTGACGGGTTCCGGCAAAACGGAAATATACCTGCGCGCGGCGGAGGAAGCGATCCGACATGGCAAACAGGTTTTGATCCTCGTTCCTGAAATCGCATTGACGCCTCAAACTGTCCGGAGATTCATCTCGCGCTTTCCGGGACAGGTGGGGCTTGTCCATTCGAAACTCTCCGAAGGCGAACGCTACGATACCTGGCGGCGTGCCCGGGATGGAAAGCTCAATATCATCATCGGGCCGCGTTCAGCGCTTTTTTCGCCACTGCAAAATATCGGTTTGATCGTGGTGGATGAATGCCACGACAGTTCGTATCATCAATCCGAGCCTCCCTGCTACAACGCAGTGACCGCCGCACAGGAATATGCGAAGCTTTGCGGCGCAGTCTGCGTGCTGGGTTCAGCGACGCCAAAGGTCGAGCAGCGATACATGGGAGAGCAGGGACGAATTCAAGTCATCGAACTTCCCAACCGGGTGACCGACTCGACACTCCCTCCTGTGCAGATCGTCGATATGCGCGACGAGTTGAAGAATGGCAACCGCGGGATCTTCTCCCGCGCCTTGAGCGAGTCGCTGGCGGAGGTGATCGAACGCGGCGAACAGGCAATCCTCTATCTCAATCGGCGCGGATCAGCGACTTATATTTTCTGCCGCGATTGTGGTTATGTGTTGAAATGTCCCAACTGCGAAACGCCGTTGACGATGCATGTTGAAACGTTGAATCGTTCGAACGGTCAAAACTTGTTGTGCCATCGCTGCGGTTACACCCGACAGACACCCAAGACCTGCCCAAACTGCAAAAGCAGCCAGATCCGTGAATATGGATTGGGAAGCGAACGCGTCGAGGCGGAGGTCAAAACCATGTACCCCGGGGCGCGCACATTACGTTGGGATTGGGATACGACCCGCCAGAAGGATGCGCATGAGATCATCCTGACCCACTTTGCGAATCACCAGGCAGATGTCCTGGTCGGCACGCAAATGCTGGCGAAAGGGCTTGACCTGCCGCTGGTCACTTTGGTCGGGGTCGTTCTGGCGGACGTCGGCTTGAACCTGCCGGATCCGTTTGCCAATGAAAAAGTGTTCCAAACTCTGACTCAAGTCGCCGGGCGGGCGGGACGGTCATCGCGCGGAGGCAGGGTGATCATGCAGACATTCAACCCCGATCATTATTCCCTTCAATTCGCCGCAGACCACGACGTGAACGGATTCTATGCGCGCGAGCTGGAATATCGCCGTAAACTTGGATACCCGCCTTTCGCAAAACTGGTCCGGTTGGAATATCGAAATGTGAACAATGACAAGGCGAAGGAGGAAGCCGTGAAGATGGCGGACAAACTCAAGGTCAAGTTGGAGGCGGAAGGGTTTCGTCAAACGGAGATGGTCGGTCCCGTTCCATGTTTCTTTGCAAAGGAAAACGGCGAGCATCGCTGGCAGATCGTTTTACGCGGACCTGATCCGACAGCCGTCTTAAAGGGGGCGAGATTCAATGAGTGGCGGATCGAAGCCGACCCGATCGATTTGCTATAA
- a CDS encoding PAS domain S-box protein: MANETLQILLVEDEDPHAELIQRAFEDQTSEFQIHRVRSLSEAREYLRVHQPNLIIADWRLPDGESMELLPNTRDPLATPIILMTSYGNERIAVEALKSGALDYVVKSPESMLDMPHAARNAIAHWKARADRIRIQNALTESEAQFRLLAENATDMIARLTTIGELFYVSPACKTILGYLPNELKGMKIFDLIHEEDHASIRELFEQNPGDSPYTVAFRARHKKGTFVWLETSARAILDPVTKRAVEIQSASRDITERKHAEEALQSAHNQLSEAYERTIEGWVRALDLRDRETEGHTQRVTEITLKVARQLGFSEEELSHIRRGALLHDMGKIAIPDEILQKPGPLNEAEWETMRRHPIYAYEMLSPIEYLRPALEIPFYHHERWNGSGYPHGLSGKKIPLSARLFAIVDVWDALRSDRPYRKKLPRDQVIDYLRENSNLLFDPELVDLFLRFVETNRL, translated from the coding sequence ATGGCGAACGAGACACTGCAAATCCTCCTGGTTGAAGACGAAGACCCGCATGCCGAACTGATCCAACGCGCCTTCGAAGACCAAACTTCCGAGTTTCAAATCCATCGCGTCCGTTCCCTTTCGGAGGCGAGGGAATATCTACGCGTTCATCAACCGAATCTGATCATTGCGGACTGGCGGCTCCCGGACGGGGAAAGCATGGAACTGCTTCCGAACACGCGCGATCCCCTCGCCACACCCATCATCCTGATGACCAGTTACGGCAATGAACGCATCGCTGTGGAAGCGCTGAAGTCCGGCGCGCTGGATTATGTGGTGAAATCCCCCGAATCCATGCTGGACATGCCCCACGCCGCAAGAAACGCGATCGCCCATTGGAAGGCGCGGGCAGACCGCATACGGATACAAAACGCCCTGACCGAAAGCGAAGCGCAGTTCCGTCTCCTCGCTGAGAACGCCACCGATATGATCGCACGACTCACCACCATCGGCGAACTGTTCTATGTTTCTCCAGCCTGTAAAACCATTCTGGGTTACCTTCCCAACGAACTCAAGGGGATGAAAATCTTCGACCTGATCCATGAAGAAGACCACGCATCGATCAGGGAATTGTTCGAACAAAACCCCGGAGATTCTCCTTACACGGTAGCTTTTCGCGCACGACACAAAAAAGGCACCTTCGTGTGGCTCGAGACCTCTGCCCGCGCGATTCTCGATCCCGTCACAAAACGGGCAGTGGAGATTCAATCCGCCTCCCGCGACATCACAGAACGGAAACACGCTGAAGAGGCGCTGCAATCCGCCCACAATCAACTGAGCGAAGCCTACGAGAGGACAATCGAAGGCTGGGTCCGCGCGCTCGACCTGCGCGACCGCGAAACCGAGGGACATACTCAGCGGGTCACAGAGATCACACTCAAAGTCGCGCGCCAGCTCGGATTCAGTGAGGAGGAACTCTCCCACATCCGGCGCGGCGCACTCCTGCATGATATGGGCAAGATCGCAATCCCGGATGAGATTCTTCAAAAACCCGGACCTCTCAATGAAGCGGAATGGGAGACCATGCGCCGCCATCCCATTTATGCCTACGAGATGCTCTCACCCATCGAGTACCTTCGTCCCGCCCTTGAAATCCCCTTCTATCATCATGAACGCTGGAACGGCTCAGGGTACCCGCACGGGCTCTCCGGGAAAAAGATCCCGCTTTCGGCGCGGCTCTTTGCGATCGTCGACGTCTGGGACGCGCTGCGAAGCGACAGACCGTACCGCAAAAAACTGCCGCGCGATCAGGTGATCGATTACCTGCGGGAAAACTCAAACCTTCTTTTCGACCCTGAACTGGTGGATCTATTTCTCAGGTTCGTCGAGACCAATAGGCTGTAA
- a CDS encoding Crp/Fnr family transcriptional regulator yields the protein MKTIESNLKQKIEALRGNPYFDDLKESMLKDIAGHMQLREYQRGDVLFWEGDPCEGLFILEHGSAKIFRISAQGRQYIVRILQEGDTFAEVPAFDEGASPVNVEALETCRVWIIDKNKLHALVMEHPMFAQKVLANFGTMLRGMVRMVSEMAFYQVTHRLARLIDAELPQDKSQHWTQEQLAARLGTVREVVARSLKEMERSGAIKLEDRRIQIVDREIFDQWVMPN from the coding sequence ATGAAAACCATCGAATCCAATCTTAAACAAAAGATCGAAGCGCTGCGGGGAAATCCATACTTCGACGATCTGAAAGAATCCATGCTGAAGGACATTGCCGGGCACATGCAGCTCAGGGAATACCAGCGCGGAGATGTCCTCTTTTGGGAGGGCGATCCCTGCGAGGGTTTGTTCATCCTCGAACATGGCAGCGCCAAGATCTTCCGCATCTCGGCGCAGGGACGGCAGTACATCGTCCGCATTCTTCAAGAAGGCGACACTTTTGCGGAGGTGCCCGCATTCGATGAGGGCGCCAGCCCCGTCAATGTCGAAGCCCTGGAAACCTGCCGGGTGTGGATCATCGACAAGAACAAACTGCACGCGTTGGTGATGGAACACCCGATGTTCGCCCAAAAAGTGCTTGCCAACTTCGGCACGATGCTGCGTGGCATGGTACGCATGGTGAGCGAGATGGCGTTCTACCAGGTGACTCATCGCCTCGCCCGCCTGATCGATGCAGAACTGCCGCAGGATAAGTCCCAGCACTGGACTCAGGAACAACTGGCGGCGCGATTGGGAACCGTGCGTGAGGTGGTGGCGCGTTCCCTCAAAGAAATGGAACGCAGCGGAGCCATCAAACTGGAAGACCGCCGCATTCAGATCGTCGACCGCGAGATCTTCGACCAGTGGGTCATGCCGAATTAA